In Gossypium raimondii isolate GPD5lz chromosome 12, ASM2569854v1, whole genome shotgun sequence, a single window of DNA contains:
- the LOC105763499 gene encoding LOW QUALITY PROTEIN: probable sphingolipid transporter spinster homolog 2 (The sequence of the model RefSeq protein was modified relative to this genomic sequence to represent the inferred CDS: deleted 1 base in 1 codon), whose translation MPLCYYRQHLQKKRERQVFAAPPEEMGLSSSSITKDPPATPSWFTPERLLILFCVINMINYVDQGVIGSNGVNGSIRTCDDKGICTSGSGIQGEFDLTNFQDGLLSSAFMVGFLVASPIFASLTKSHHPFRLIGVGLSVWTLAAAGCGSAFSFWFIAICRMLVGVGEASFISLAAPFIDDSAPVSQETAWLAMFYICIPTGIAVGYVYGGFVGSQFNWRYAFWGEALLMLPFAVFGFAFEPLQLKDSEASKLHDHILVGADSMSVDEFKKTSKSVNIHNILNQFSQFAKDMKALLVDKVYAVNIFGYIAYNFIIGAYSYWGPKAGYNIYHMENADMMFGGITIVCGILGTLSGGFILDRLSASIYKAFILLSGATCLGAIFCFLAFCLRSLYGFIVFFALGEIFVFATQAPVNYVSLHCVKPSLRPLSMAISTVSIHIFGDVPSSPLMGVLQDNINNWRASALILTSILFLAAGIWFIGVSLHSDDASNDRSESQVCTVTVDNGTPLLYGNGDESSYEA comes from the exons ATGCCATTGTGTTACTACCGTCAGCATCTccaaaagaagagagaaaggcAGGTTTTTGCTGCTCCGCCAGAAGAAATGGGTCTTTCTTCCTCTTCCATTACCAAGGATCCTCCTGCTACTCCTTCCTGGTTCACTCCCGAGAG gttattgattctattttgtgtaataaacatgataaattatGTTGATCAAGGAGTAATAGGGAGTAATGGTGTGAATGGGAGTATTAGGACTTGTGATGACAAGGGAATTTGCACATCTGGTAGTGGAATTCA GGGGGAGTTTGACTTGACTAATTTTCAAGATGGTCTCTTATCATCTGCATTCATGGTCGGATTTCTTGTGGCGTCCCCAATATTTGCCTCTTTAACAAAGAG CCACCATCCTTTTAGGCTTATTGGAGTTGGATTATCTGTTTGGACCTTAGCTGCAGCTGGATGTGGTAGTGCATTTTCCTTTTGGTTTATTGCAATATGCCGCAT GTTGGTTGGTGTTGGGGAAGCTTCCTTCATAAGTCTTGCAGCTCCATTTATTGACGACAGTGCTCCCGTTTCTCAg GAAACAGCCTGGCTTGCGATGTTTTATATCTGCATACCTACTGGAATTGCTGTTGGATATGTTTATGGTGGATTT GTTGGGAGCCAGTTTAACTGGCGCTATGCTTTCTGGGGAGAGGCATTATTAATGCTTCCATTCGCGGTTTTTGGCTTTGCGTTTGAACCATTACAGTTGAAAG ATTCAGAGGCATCAAAATTACATGATCATATTTTGGTTGGAGCTGACAGTATGAGTGTAGATGAATTCAAGAAAACTTCAAA GTCAGTAAACATTCACAATATCTTGAATCAATTTTCTCAGTTTGCAAAAGATATGAAAGCGCTTTTGGTGGACAAAGTTTATgctgtaaatatttttg GTTACATAGCATACAACTTCATCATTGGAGCATACTCATATTGGGGGCCAAAGGCTggttataatatttatcatatg GAGAATGCAGATATGATGTTTGGAGGGATTACAATTGTTTGTGGGATTTTAGGAACATTATCTGGTGGCTTCATACTAGATCGCTTGAGTGCTTCGATATATAAAGCTTTTATT CTTCTTTCAGGGGCAACGTGTCTGGGTGCAATATTTTGCTTTCTTGCCTTCTGTCTCAGGAGCTTGTATGGTTTCATAGTTTTTTTCGCATTGggtgaaatt tttgtttttgcaacacag GCTCCAGTGAATTACGTGAGTCTCCATTGTGTCAAACCAAGTTTGAGACCATTATCTATGGCCATCTCTACCGTCTCAATTCACATCTTTGGCGATGTGCCTTCCTCACCACTTATGGGGGTCCTCCAG gataatattaacaattggaGGGCAAGTGCACTTATTTTGACTTCTATTCTCTTTCTTGCTGCTGGGATATGGTTTATAG GTGTTTCTCTACATAGTGACGACGCATCTAATGACAGAAGTGAAAGTCAAGTCTGTACAGTCACAGTAGACAATGGAACACCATTGCTTTATGGAAATGGGGATGAAAGTTCTTACGAAGCCTAA
- the LOC105763500 gene encoding phosphoenolpyruvate carboxykinase (ATP) 1, translating to MAANGTGLPMARKPLAKIVTDDKQGNGMCHDDSAKGVKAHTIDELHFLQKKRSAPTTPLEGNQGAFASLPDDERRRQQLQSISASLASLTRGTGPKVVRGDPAAKSSQAVEHVAHHHHHHVEAPAISVSDDSSLKFTHVLYNLSPAELYEQAVKYEKGSFITSSGALATLSGAKTGRSPRDKRVVMDDTTQNELWWGRGSPNIEMDEHTFLVNRERAVDYLNSLDKVFVNDQFLNWDPQNRIKVRIVSARAYHSLFMHNMCIRPTDEELENFGTPDFTIYNAGQFPCNRYTHYMTSSTSIDLNLARKEMVILGTQYAGEMKKGLFSVMHYLMPKRQILSLHSGCNMGIDGDVALFFGLSGTGKTTLSTDHNRYLIGDDEHCWSDYGVSNIEGGCYAKCIDLSREKEPDIWNAIKFGTVLENVVFDEHIREVEYGDKSVTENTRAAYPIEYIPNAKLPCIGPHPKNVILLACDAFGVLPPVSKLNLAQTMYHFISGYTALVAGTEDGIKEPTATFSACFGAAFIMLHPTKYAAMLAEKMQKHGATGWLVNTGWSGGSYGSGNRIKLAYTRKIIDAIHSGSLLNATYEKTDVFGLEIPTEIEGVPSEILRPENTWGDKKAYKSTLLKLGGLFKNNFETFTNYKIGKDTKLTQEILAAGPNF from the exons ATGGCGGCAAACGGAACCGGATTGCCAATGGCAAGGAAGCCGTTGGCGAAGATTGTTACGGATGATAAGCAGGGAAACGGGATGTGTCACGATGATAGTGCAAAAGGCGTTAAGGCTCACACTATTGATGAGCTTCACTTTTTGCAAAAGAAGAGATCTGCGCCAACTACGCCTCTCGAAGGGAACCAGGGTGCCTTCGCTAGCTTGCCCGACGACGAGCGCCGCAGGCAGCAGCTTCAGTCCATCAG TGCATCTTTGGCGTCGCTGACGAGAGGGACAGGCCCCAAGGTGGTAAGGGGAGATCCAGCAGCGAAGAGTAGTCAAGCGGTGGAGCATGTGGcgcaccaccaccaccaccacgtGGAAGCACCCGCCATCAGCGTCAGTGACGACAGTTCTTTGAAATTCACCCATGTTTTATACAACCTCTCCCCTGCAG AGTTGTACGAGCAGGCTGTAAAGTATGAGAAAGGGTCTTTTATTACGTCGTCAGGTGCATTAGCCACCTTGTCAGGAGCCAAGACGGGGCGGTCTCCGAGAGATAAGAGGGTTGTTATGGATGACACCACCCAAAATGAGCTTTGGTGGGGAAG GGGCTCACCCAACATTGAGATGGACGAGCATACCTTTCTTGTTAACAGGGAAAGAGCTGTTGATTACTTGAATTCCCTCGACAAg GTTTTTGTGAATGATCAATTCCTAAACTGGGATCCACAGAACAGAATTAAAGTACGGATTGTCTCTGCTAGAGCTTATCATTCATTGTTCATGCACAACAT GTGTATCCGACCCACTGATGAAGAGCTGGAGAATTTCGGTACTCCGGACTTCACCATATACAACGCCGGACAGTTCCCTTGTAATCGTTATACACACTACATGACATCTTCCACTAGCATAGACCTTAATCTTGCTAGGAAGGAAATGGTCATCCTTGGCACTCAATACGCCGGGGAGATGAAGAAGGGTCTTTTCAGTGTCATGCATTATCTCATGCCTAAGCGTCAAATCCTCTCCTTGCATTCTGGCTGCAATATGGGAATAGATGGAGATGTTGCCCTCTTCTTCGGACTGTCAG GTACTGGCAAGACTACGCTGTCTACTGATCACAACCGGTATCTGATCGGAGATGATGAGCACTGTTGGAGTGACTATGGCGTGTCAAACATTGAAGGAGGTTGCTATGCCAAGTGCATTGATCTTTCCAGGGAGAAGGAGCCTGATATCTGGAACGCCATTAAGTTTGGCACTG TTTTGGAAAATGTAGTGTTTGATGAACATATAAGAGAGGTTGAGTACGGGGATAAATCGGTTAcag AGAACACTCGAGCTGCATATCCTATCGAATACATTCCCAATGCCAAGTTACCGTGCATTGGACCACACCCAAAGAATGTCATCCTTTTGGCATGCGATGCCTTCGGTGTCCTTCCGCCTGTGAGCAAGCTGAACCTGGCACAAACCATGTACCATTTCATTAGTGGCTACACCGCTCTG GTGGCTGGCACAGAAGATGGTATTAAGGAGCCGACAGCTACATTCTCAGCTTGCTTTGGGGCAGCATTTATCATGTTGCATCCTACAAAGTATGCAGCCATGCTTGCTGAGAAAATGCAAAAGCATGGAGCAACAGGATGGCTTGTCAACACCGGCTGGTCTGGTGGAag CTATGGCTCTGGAAACCGTATCAAATTAGCCTACACCCGAAAAATCATCGATGCTATTCACTCCGGTAGCCTCTTGAATGCAACTTATGAGAAAACCGATGTGTTCGGGCTAGAGATCCCCACTGAGATCGAGGGAGTGCCTTCGGAAATCCTGCGTCCAGAGAACACT TGGGGTGACAAGAAGGCATACAAAAGCACATTGTTGAAATTAGGTGGTCTGTTCAAGAACAACTTTGAGACCTTCACAAATTACAAGATTGGCAAGGACACCAAGCTGACTCAAGAGATCTTAGCAGCCGGTCCaaacttttaa